In Toxoplasma gondii ME49 chromosome VIII, whole genome shotgun sequence, a single genomic region encodes these proteins:
- a CDS encoding hypothetical protein (encoded by transcript TGME49_233735), with the protein MLDWREVTFPFRRGTKKGISRVVFAPRCHRDAHAVRASGVLRTPPSAASRENGDRREDEEAGDRGREEGRSPHEYLCLLVAGEQARRSDGEPSQDAQEKGEDAELADTRNRREKSGEESPAVELFDIKHGVTLKWRVTAPVLPSGPSCAAFSPDASLLAVGCLCGSLLLFLSSSGECCFSRRLSPPACSRAAPPVSLGVGVAAETVACRALPEAETSRRGRDADAQRSRRHLVRQATTQGDSSSVDARRRGGKEEPGGEEEPRENSFGNSRVGRALHTAPLVSLHWVDTSSWTRGEGSEELRETLETAVTCHTPEPLAFLDFTSTSASPSSSSPFNSSCSASAPGPSFVKTVLKPPTLRFPGELLSLFSLDAAGVGYLCLEGRVPLFRVSFLSAFHRLAEASPSLSAALASPSLRTARPSLVTAVRAAETAAETAAEGLSPDHRQEVPLHAASVSSSLAAPQASSDSQASSLKPASSSPLAQQPTSERAALSSPACAERREESPSSASLFVAHSPSVLSLEAGTGPHPRARRASPRLRQTRKTPNEGEREAGTDAGRDAGRAIATREERGEGDWSGEVRSCEVKMETSAVSQRSETKSRLGVKRQFQALSRNGRTRDRSGRLRPQSNGGEVGAFPGDENLLPGECEGGGWDPTAESDTDGCYTAKEGSAALWQSRQRETEGKTEARGSATEERMQEEQIHCVLVENGEQENCMRGLSRLPLNEKTVKNEKAAAEKIAERGWRRQSSEDETKSELETPRRWRGSEEEMDWEAGAAETSESAREKPAATKTTFSREPNGLAQEVGRLWGVQTAAVSPNLSSLALVLWTTPLFSAIVSPVCEAQPSVEVCRSSTASPSSSQTPGVSVASRSVALSSDEAPTTGQAPSAPLRLKRPASAPGCLSQVSPRPPFTPFVPSSSSSYWLSSSPLSSVAAASPGLLSLAQADLAHSVSLLGSADAQEKTGRRRPASRPEPLQDPPGREEGRISSKGSRQKRLSGMSSAASPSRAVPRRFPAPVGSPAPTSHSPQGLRDRTRCMDSEATCEVDPGERDDCSRDSAERPRSPPEEKTEEERGPSENSYADSNLAVGVAIGRSETISGAPWRFRDREPSNRRSSQNSLFASSSSSGTLSPSFSSTFSSSSSSSLPYSSFSFSPCFSSFSSSSSSSATSATVQVSPSSKRPVSEAFAEEAAVEAQMDARCLSRSPRQRRLKKLRRLDNSPSASPASSLASPASCLNSASLNSPSSSVALSAFSSLCASEVCGFGGVRGGARRETETHEQRPPERQGDNCVLRERDGAANRQRAEGSEEEGRDGEAGREEGERRVCRGYFVSLQALRGLASAQRDAGNSREDEREGEKAGTEDGGEVDQGGGVYRHPRGSARSCRIGDKANDRGIAAFFDLTQLSVQGRLATQSLHLLAAAQGDLLFAVDVLERLASLWVYFSTPFTLLLRCMHTGTRAGSVAQAGEALSGETSWRQRKSRFSGQKEGQSRREQKATVEDSETRTEKDRMGETKAEEKTSRVWNVVDGDEEGAAASDAEGAEGSRRGEETTGESGEAAERNLNSAASPEGSLDEQDRVLRRHIAFSIALGCPTASVVNALVRLCAEVERDVRVERQANRNERTQDLTARQTRTAGEQLSEVVTLLLPAVETTLLPAVRRALHLTRGALLYVSRSQFFEAPSSSSPSVSSAASYPYSSFAPSSPLASSPCDGDKTSAGLYSTKSSGAARRRSRRERPPAFSLFLSKAVARLEALEKMTCSLRACLLEGVTRQVALTRWIAALLPRLILPNSSSSSSVSFSPSSSSSSSSPPLASSSPFSSSSSCLLDLRMFSNGDKRQGDVADAQDTTSERSCGDRQVEDFSSCSASLRRPPGVESFSASQAFLEGGESVSEEENANDDEATEEEEEEDHLQLPRWDVCALAGDRRRGRVAAEKAGVAFEGNRFPREEGEQTRRKASTKENTGAFDLNRHLTKNEKEEMKHAAECLQSLEGPSAALHLDKIHRLLGCIHNVSSPECALLSVACAALGDMAAAWDNGQHDVELAPLSGASAFSPLSSSASSSASPLSFRLSSSFSSKASSSCSSLLSLSFLAILPHASRQSRVSLLHLPASTAGVSEETGNRRESKGDTFALSWISSSPSPDAVQILPRSEEEISQSSCSPSLSPSPPSSPSASFSRAAALRVSEDTGVGLYTGSPRCWLHHCVVRPYLDSSASVFSPSSSLLERPRTLAFLLAVPASLLSSAEKSPVSPTFAALSSRVASPAAHAVDVLPSWRRKTRPAFFSPACVPEGGADARVSAASCVSEGRTDAAQSGGKRWGNGGRTGEQKPGNGDKNEFLCAQACDVLPLSAKEICIVGEVRGEPAVLLVRLDAPEAVEGGAALETIARGTLARLEERTGRAGEVRARQKGGRTRRDGEGKRTEGTARQGERREREERRGEPEAVGFFRLLRGFKAPLEEGEEDKHDGSVDLQLAASFDTRKAAVSSLRHGRFCFLLLKN; encoded by the exons ATGCTCGACTGGAGGGAAGTGACGTTTCCGTTTCGCAGGGGCACCAAGAAGGGGATCTCGCGCGTCGTCTTTGCCCCCCGATGCCAcagagacgcgcatgcagtgcgaGCCTCGGGTGTGCTGCGGACGCCGCCGTCGGccgcctcgagagagaacggagaccggcgcgaagacgaggaggcaggcgaccgcgggagagaagagggccGATCTCCACATGAGTACCTATGCCTCTTGGTTGCCGGCGagcaggcgaggaggagcGACGGAGAGCCGAGCCAGGACGcgcaagaaaaaggagaagacgcggaactcgcagacacacgaaacagacgagagaaatcAGGAGAGGAGTCTCCAGCTGTGGAGCTATTCGATATCAAG CATGGAGTGACGCTCAAGTGGCGCGTGACGGCGCCCGTTCTGCCCAGTGGGCCATCgtgcgccgccttctccccagacgcgtctctgctggcggtcggctgtctctgcggctctttgcttctcttcctctcgtcctctggCGAGTGTTGCTTCTCcaggcgcctgtctcctcccgccTGCTCGCGCGCGGCGCCACCCGTGAGTCTCGGCGTCGGTGTCGCCGCGGAGACAGTCGCCTGTCGGGCGTTGCCGGAGGCGGAGACAAGCCGCCGCGGTCGGGACGCGGACGCCCAACGGAGCCGGAGACACCTCGTCCGCCAGGCGACGACCCAGGGAGACAGCAGCTCGGTGGACGCGCGGCGGCgcggaggaaaggaggagcctggaggcgaagaagagcccAGGGAGAATTCGTTTGGAAACTCTCGAGTCGGGAGAGCACTGCATACAGCCCCCCTGGTTTCTCTGCACTGGGTTGACACTTCGTCGTGGacaagaggcgaaggcagcgaagagttgagagagacgctggagacagCTGTCACCTGCCATACGCCGGAGCctcttgcgtttctcgaCTTTACGTCCACCTcagcttctccgtcttcttcctcgcctttcaATTCTTCGTGCTCGGCTTCGGCGCCCGGCCCCTCCTTTGTCAAGACGGTGTTGAAGCCTCCGACACTGCGTTTCCCTGGGGAACTCTTatcgctcttttctctcgacgcAGCAGGCGTCGGATATCTCTGCCTGGAAGGCAGAGTGCCTCTCTTCCGAGTgtcgttcctctctgcgttccaCCGTCTCGCTgaggcgtctccttcgctttccgCCGCCCTCGCGTCGCCGTCGCTTCGGACTGCGCGACCGAGTCTCGTTACCGCAGTCAgagccgcggagacagccgcggagacagccgccGAGGGTCTCTCTCCAGACCACCGACAGGAGGTCCCACTGCACGCTgcgagtgtctcttcttcgctcgccgCTCCACAGGCTTCTTCTGATTCACAGGCATCTTCTTTGAAgcctgcctcttcgtctcctcttgctcAACAGCCGACCTCAGAGAGAGCCGCTTTGTCGTCCCCCGCATGCGCTGAGAGGCGCGAGGAGTCGCCGTCCTCagcctctcttttcgttgCCCACTCGCCGTCCGTTCTATCTCTCGAGGCGGGCACTGGTCCTCACCCCCGCGCTCGCCGAGCTTCCCCGCGTCTTCGCCAGACCCGCAAGACTccgaacgaaggagaaagagaagcagggacagatgcaggaagagacgcagggagAGCGATTGCCAccagagaggagcgaggcgagggagactgGAGTGGAGAAGTGAGGAGCTGCGAGGTGAAGATGGAGACGAGTGCAGTGTCACAGCGCAGCGAGACGAAAAGCCGGCTGGGGGTGAAGAGACAGTTTCAGGCCCTCTCAAGGAACGGGAGAACGAGGGACAGGAGCGGCCGGCTGAGGCCGCAAAGCAACGGCGGAGAAGTGGGCGCCTTTCCGGGAGACGAAAACCTTCTCCCCGGCGAGTGCGAAGGGGGGGGCTGGGATCCGACAGCGGAGAGCGACACAGACGGCTGTTACACCGCGAAGGAAGGCTCAGCAGCGCTGTGGCAGTCGCgccaaagagagacagagggaaagacagaagcgcgaggaagcgcgacagaagaaagaatgCAAGAAGAGCAGATTCACTGCGTACTCGTGGAGAACGGCGAGCAggaaaactgcatgcgcggcctCTCACGTTTGCCACTAAACGAGAAGACAGTcaagaacgagaaggcggcagcagagaagaTAGCGGAACGGGGATGGAGGCGACAGTCCTCAGAGGACGAGACAAAGAGCGAGTTAGAGACTCCTCGAcgatggagaggaagcgaagaggaaatggACTGGGAGGCAGGTGCAGCAGAGACGTCCGAGTCCGCTCGAGAAAAGCctgcagcgacgaagacaacTTTTTCGCGGGAACCGAACGGTCTCGCGCAAGAGGTTGGGCGCCTCTGGGGTGTCCAGACAGCAGCAGTCTCTCCCAAcctgtcgtctctcgctctaGTGCTCTGGACTacgcctcttttctctgcaatTGTGTCACCTGTCTGCGAAGCGCAGCCGTCCGTCGAAGTCTGCCGCTCTTCGACTGCgtccccttcgtcttcgcagACTCCAGGAGTCTCTGTGGCGTCTCGCAGTGTTGCCCTTTCGAGTGACGAGGCTCCGACCACCGGGCAGGCGCCTTCAGCTCCTCTCCGGTTGAAGCGCCCCGCCTCCGCCCCGGGATGTCTCTCTCAGGTGTCACCTCGGCCTCCCTTTACTCCTTTCgtaccttcttcttcttcctcgtactggctgtcttcgtctcctttgtcgTCTGTCGCTGCGGCTTCACCTGGGCTCCTCTCGCTGGCGCAGGCAGACTTGGCGCACTCCGTTTCGCTGCTCGGTTCCGCGGACGCACAGGAGAAGACTGGACGACGGCGACCCGCGAGCCGTCCGGAGCCTCTTCAGGATCCGCCTGGGAGGGAGGAAGGACGGATTTCCTCGAAAGGGAGTCGTCAGAAGCGTCTCTCAGGGATGTCCAgcgctgcttcgccttctcgcgccgTCCCCAGGCGCTTCCCTGCGCCTGTCGGCTCACCCGCGCCGACCTCTCACTCGCCTCAGGGGCTCAGAGACAGGACCAGGTGCATGGACTCTGAGGCAACCTGTGAGGTGGAtccaggagagagagacgactgCAGTCGAGACAGCGCAGAGAGGCCCAGGTCACCcccagaagagaagacagaggaagagagaggaccgAGCGAGAACTCGTATGCGGATAGCAACTTGGCTGTCGGAGTAGCAAtaggaagaagcgagacgatCTCTGGAGCTCCTTGGAGGTTTCGCGACAGAGAGCCATCGAACCGGCGCTCCTCTCAGAAcagtctcttcgcttcttcctcttcttcagggactctctctccttcattttcttccacgttttcttcctcttcttcctcttccttgccttactcttctttctctttttctccttgtttttcctctttttcttcgtcatcTTCATCTTCCGCTACTTCTGCTACTGTGCAAGTGTCTCCGAGCTCCAAGCGGCCTGTGTCTGAAGCATTTGCGGAGGAGGCAGCCGTGGAAGCTCAAATGGATGCCCGCTGTCTGTCGCGTTCTCCCAGACAGCGTCGCTTGAAGAAACTTCGAAGACTAGACAACtcgccctctgcttctcctgcttcttctctcgcctctcccgcttcttgtCTCAACTCTGCTTCCCTCaactctccttcttcttctgtggctttgtctgctttctcgtctctgtgcgCCTCGGAGGTCTGCGGCTTCGGCGGCGTTCGTGGAGgtgcgaggcgagagaccgAGACACACGAGCAGCGGCCGCCAGAGCGACAGGGAGACAATTGTGTACTGCGAGAACGCGATGGCGCAgcaaacagacagagagcagaaggaagcgaagaagaaggaagagacggagaagcaggaagagaagaaggagaacggcgAGTCTGTCGCGGATATTTTGTGAGCCTGCAGGCGCTGCGGGGTCTCGCGTCGGCACAACGAGACGCAGGGAactccagagaagacgaacgagagggagagaaagcaggaacAGAAGATGGCGGGGAAGTGGACCAGGGAGgtggggtgtacagacacccacGCGGAAGCGCGCGATCCTGCCGGATCGGAGACAAGGCGAACGATCGAGGTATCGCAGCTTTCTTCGACTTGACGCAG ctgtctgtacagggACGACTGGCAACGCAGAGTCTCCATCTCCTCGCTGCAGCTCAGGGCGATTTGCTTTTTGCAGTTGACGTTCTTGAGCGCTTAGCCTCCCTCTGGGTGTATTTCTCCACGCCGTTCACACTCCTGCTCAGGTGTATGCACACCGGAACGAGGGCAGGCTCGGTCGCGCAGGCTGGGGAGGCGCTTTCCGGCGAGACGTCATGGCGCCAGCGGaagtcgcgtttctcgggGCAGAAAGAGGGGCAATctcgaagagagcagaaggccACTGTTGAGGACAGCGAGACGAGGACAGAAAAGGATAGAATGGGAGAGACCAAGGCGGAGGAAAAGACCTCAAGAGTCTGGAATGTGgtggacggagacgaagaaggagcagcggCAAGCGACGCGGAAGGAGCGGAAGGCTCGAGGaggggcgaggagacaaccGGAGAGtctggagaggcggcagaacGTAATTTGAACAGTGCGGCGTCCCCGGAAGGTTCGCTTGATGAACAAGACCGAGTCCTGAGGCGTCACATCGCATTCTCCATTGCTCTGGGGTGTCCAACAGCGTCTGTTGTG aaTGCTCTGGTACGTCTGTGTGccgaagtggagagagacgtccgagtggagaggcaagcaaacagaaacgagaggacGCAGGACCTGACAGCCCGCCAGACTCGCACGGCGGGGGAGCAGCTCTCGGAG GTCGttactcttcttctcccagCCGTCGAAACCACACTGCTTCCTGCTGTCCGTCGTGCTCTGCATCTGACGCGAGGCGCCCTACTTTACGTTTCTCGATCCCAATTCTTTGAAGCgccatcttcttcctctccctccgtcTCGTCCGCAGCGTCTTACCCGTACTCGTCcttcgctccttcttcccctcttgcttcctcgccgtGCGACGGCGACAAGACGTCTGCCGGCTTATATTCGACCAAGAGTTCCGGGGCTGCACGAAGGAGGAGCAGACGCGAGCGGCCTCCcgcgttttcgctcttcctttccaAGGCTGTCGCCCGGTTGGAAGCTCTTGAGAAGATGACTT GTTCTCTCCGCGCCTGCCTCCTGGAAGGAGTGACGCGTCAGGTCGCACTCACCCGGTGGATAGCCGCTCTGCTTCCGCGACTCATTTTGCCTaactcttcctcttcttcctcagtttcgttttccccctcttcttcgtcttcttcgtcttctccacctctcgcctcttcttcaccgttttcctcttcttcctcgtgtctcctgGATCTCCGAATGTTTTCCAACG gcGACAAACGGCAGGGAGATGTCGCCGACGCTCAAGACACAACGTCAGAGAGGAGTTGTGGGGATCGGCAAGTCGAAGACTTTTCGTCTTGCTCTGCTTCGCTCCGTCGACCGCCTGGAGTCGAATCCTTTTCCGCCTCCCAGGCCTTTCTCGAGGGGGGCGAAAGCGTttccgaagaagaaaacgcaaacgACGATGAAGCaactgaagaggaagaagaagaggatcACCTGCAACTTCCGCGGTGGGATGTCTGTGCCCTCGCTGGGGACAGACGGCGAGGCAGAGTCGCGGCCGAGAAGGCGGGTGTCGCGTTTGAAGGAAATCGATTTCCACGAGAGGAGGGTGAACAGACGCGGCGAAAAGCCTCTACGAAAGAAAACACCGGCGCATTCGACCTCAACAGACATCTgacaaagaacgagaaagaagaaatgaaaCATGCTGCTGAATGTCTCCAGAGTCTAGAGGGCCCCAGTGCCGCGCTTCACCTAGACAAA aTCCACCGCCTGCTAGGATGCATACACAACGTCTCCTCCCCCGAATGCGcgctcctctccgtcgcctgcgcGGCCCTCGGGGACATGGCTGCGGCTTG GGACAACGGACAACACGACGTCGAGCTCGCCCCTCTGAGCGGCGCCAgcgctttttctcctctgtcttcttctgcttcttcctctgcatctcccctttctttccgtctttcttcttcgttttcttctaaagcgtcttcgtcttgttcttcgctgttgtcgctttctttcctcgcaaTTTTACCGCATGCAAGCCGTCagtcgcgcgtctctctgctgcaccTGCCCGCATCGACTGCCGGTGTCtccgaagagacaggaaacaggCGAGAATCGAAAGGCGATACCTTCGCCTTGTCCTGGATTTCCTCGTCCCCGTCTCCGGATGCCGTTCAaattcttcctcgctctgaagaagagatcTCACAGTCTTCTTgttccccgtctctctcgccttcccctccttcttctccctcagcCTCTTTCTCTAGAGCCGCGGCGTTGCGAGTTTCTGAGGACACCGGAGTCGGCTTATATACGGGTTCTCCACGCTGTTGGCTGCACCACTGCGTGGTGCGGCCCTACTTGGactcgtctgcttctgtgttctctccttccagcTCCCTTCTGGAGAGGCCTCGGAcgcttgcgtttcttctcgcggtgcctgcctctctcttgtcttccgCAGAGAagtctcccgtctctccaACGTTTGCTGCGCTCAGCTCGCGAGTGGCTTCTccagctgcgcatgcagttgatgtccttccttcctggagaagaaaaacgcgacctgcattcttctctcccgcctgcGTGCCAGAGGGCGGCGCAGACGCCCGAGTCTCTGCAGCATCCTGCGTCTCCGAAGGAAGAACTGACGCGGCGCAAAGTGGAGGAAAACGTTGGGGAAATGGAGGGAGAACCGGAGAACAAAAGCCAGGGAACGGGGACAAAAACGAATTCCTTTGTGCACAGGCCTGCGACGTTCTTCCTTTGTCGGCGAAGGAGATTTGCATCGTCGGAGAAGTTCGGGGAGAGCCTGCTGTGTTGCTTGTCCGACTCGATGCGCCCGAGGCTGTCGAAGGAGGAGCAGCGCTCGAAACGATAGCGCGGGGAACGCTGGCGAGACTCGAAGAACGGACaggaagagcaggagaagtccgagcaagacagaaaggaggaaggacgCGACGCGATGGAGAAGGCAAAAGGACAGAAGGCACCGCAAggcaaggagaaaggagagagcgagaagaaaggagaggagaacctGAAGCGGTAGGCTTTTTCCGGCTTCTCAGAGGCTTCAAGGCTCCACTGgaggagggggaagaagacaagcacGACGGCAGCGTCGACCTGCAACTCGCTGCCAGCTTCGACACG cggaaggccgctgtctcctctcttcgtcacggccgcttctgcttcctgctTTTGAAGAATTGA